The sequence ACTGGGTGCTCTGGCCTCGAGAGGTTCCTTCCAAAGTCCAGTTTGCCGGGCGCGAGTACAACTGCGCTCCTGACCCGGAGCCCGCACGGACTGATGTTTCCCTCCTGACGGTCCAAGGCAAAACCGCCGGTGGAGCCGACATCCTCGCCGCGCCCTCCTCCGACGAGGCCCGAGTATTCATCGTCGTGAGAACTGCCGAAAGAAATGTTGGCTGCGGCCTGCTGGGCGGCCCCTAACTCCGGCCACGGCCTGCGCGCTGTTTTCTGCCCTCACATCAGGTGCAGCAGCAGCTGCCAGTCCGCCTGCGGGTCAGCGGGCAGCTCGTAAAACCTGGCATGGAACTCATCCCACAGGGGATCCGCGGGGCGAAGCTCGCCGGGGTCCAGAAGGTCCTCACTTGGTGGTTCTTCGACAGGAGGATCAGACCACGGCGGCATCGATGCGAGGAGCTGCTGCCACTGCCCGTCCTCGACTGGCCCGGTGGCCCCCAATTCAACCCCTGCCACAACGGCACCCCGAACAGCGTGCGCCGGCAGGCTTCCCGGTGGCCAGTGGGTTGGTTCTGAATCCTGCTGGTCGGGGTTGTAGTGGCGTCCGGTGGGTGAGGTCCAGCCCGGTGGGTCCTTGCTCGTGGCCGGATCGGGGGTCCATTGGCTGTGGTGTTTGAGCCGATGGTGTTTGGGGCAGAGCTGTGCGAGGTTGCTGGTTCCGGTGGTGCCGCCGTGTTCCCACGCTTGGAGGTGGTCTGTTTCGTTGTCGGGGGTCTTGTTGGTGCAGCCGGGGAAGGTGCATTGGGCATCGCGCAGCCTGATCCAGTGTTTGATGGACCCGGTAAGCCGGTAGTTTTTGCGGCCGATTTCCAGGTGTGCACCGTCCCGCGGGTCGACCAGGACCCGGTAGAACGACTCCGCCCCGCCGGCGACGAGTCTGCGGGCCATCGATGCAGGGATCGGGCCGAAACCATCCAGCTCTGCTGGTTCGTCGGTGAGGCCGAGGAGCGAGAACACGGGCACGGTGACCAGCACGTCGGCCCGCGGGATGGGGACCTTACCGATCTCTGTGACAGCCTGTGTGCCCGAACTCTGCGTGCCCGAACTCTGCGTGCCCGGGGCGCCGGGATCGGGCACGTCTTCGCCGGCGCCGGCGGCGGTTTCCTGGACGCCGGACGTCATGCCGGCGCCGAGGAGGAGGCTGGCGGCGATGTCGGGGCGGAGTTGGGTGAGGGTTCGGGGTTCGTTGGTGCCTTGGAGGCCGCGGGCGGTGGCGGTGGTCCGGTTCCAGATCGCGCACGCGGTATCGCCGCGAAGGTAGAGGGAGACCCAGGCCATGCCGTCCCGGTCCGGGGTGTACTCCATCCGACGGTCCGCCACACCCTTTACATGGCGCTTCTCGATCGATTCCGGATGATGGCGCTCCCGCCAGCCCCGGACCTTGGCCCGGAACCGGGACGGGACCAGTTCACCGGGCGCGGCACCCCGGGCGGCATCGGGCGCGGCAGGGTCGAAGAAATGCGCCACCAGCCCGGCAGCCCCGACAGCGTCAAGGCCTTCGGTTTCGTCCGCGACAATCCGTGCATGCTGCCACGACACGTCCCCGGTGGACAGGGCCTCGAACACCAGCGGCAGGGCACAAATCCGGCGGGACTGCTCCACCAACGCGCCCGCTGCCCCGGAACTAACCGTCAAGACCGCAGCGATCTCCTCCACCACCGACATCTGCGCGTACGTGCGGTCCTGGACCGAGGCGTCCGGCGGGGTCATCGCCTCCTGGAACCCGGCGGCGTCGGCGGCGTCCCGTGCCTTCACCCCTGCAAGCTGCGCCTCCAAACGGGACGTAAGCTCCAGCCGCTCCAACCGGATCTCATAGCGCCGCTGCAACACATCCACACCAGCACCAACACCGAAACCAACATCCAAACCGGATGCCAGGGAAGCGTCCTCCCGCTCCAGCGCATCCAGGGCAGCAACAGAGGCACGAACACCCTCCAACATCACCCCAAGACCACCGCCGATTCCCATACCCACAGCATCCAACGGGGGTCTGACAATTACAGATCAAACCGGTGGCGCTGCCTGCGCAGGTGAGCCGGCGCACCGAAGCGGGCCGCCGTCGTCGTACGTTTTCGACGCGAAGGTTGCATGCCGCAGCCCAAATGTGTGGCGCGAAAAAGAGCACGCGTGGCGTAGAAAAAGACGCGACCCTCAGCCACCGCTTAAATGGATTCGGCCGCCATTGGGTGGTGACGCCGTTGTCACCACCCAATGGCGGCCGAAGTTTGCCCGGGCACAACCCGGGGACCTCCCCGGAGTGGTCCGGGAGGAATGGGAAGGGTCAGATGGTGACGGCTCCGTTGGCGGTCTCAAAGGTGACCGAGAGGATGCCCGGCGTACCGTGCGGGGCCACCCATTCCACCGCAACGTCCTCGAGCGGCTTCTCCACGGGCTCACCGAGCCACTCGGTGACGCGCGAGGCGGAACCGGCGATGGTCAGGCAGCTCATCTTGAGGTTGCTCTCGTAAGCGTGGGACGGGTGGAGGGAGGGGTCGCCCTCCCACTTGAGCATGTACGGCACCTGGGGATCGGCGATGAGGCCCAGGATGCCAATTTGCTTCCAGACCAGCTCGCGGCCGTCCGGGAACTTGCGGTTGCCGTTCACGGCAGCGCGGCCCAGGCGTTCCTCGAAGGGGGCGAGGTCGTCCACTTCGACGCACCAGCCCATCCAGCCGCCACCGGCAGCGGAGCGGGCACGCACTGCCTGCCCGAACGGTGCCTTGTCCGACGCCGGGTGGTCAAGGACCTCGACGACTTCGAGGTACTTGTGGCCCGCCAGGGGGATGATCATATTCCGGGTTCCGAAGCGGGGGTGTACGCCACCCTTCACTGCCTCAACGCCGAGGGCAGTTGCAATACGTTCGGTAGTGGCCGCGAGGCCATCGTGTTCACAGGCGTAAGAGACGTGATCCATGCGCATGCGAACATCTTGGCACTTTGTGATCGGGCTCTCAGCTAAGGGTACCCTTACTGGCATTTTGGGTGGCCGCCGTCCCTGTCCAAATGCCCCTGGGCCTGCGCCAAGACCATGTTCGTCACAATGCTGTCCGGGCCGGATTGAAGTTCCTAGACTGGGCCCAGGTCATGAGTGCCAGCGCCAAGCCCCGGCTCGCTGGCCGGCAACCCTCCATCCGCGGTGGGGTGCCCCGGGTGAGGACCAGGCTGTCCGGCAATGGCCGGAGAGCAAGCGCGGCCCGTGGTGCTCCCAGCATGCCGGGCCCATGTCATAGGAGACTGAGATGTCCAACGGATGGTCCTTCGAAACCCGCCAGATCCATGCCGGCCAGGAGCCTGACAGCGCCACCGGAGCCCGCGCCCTTCCCATCTACCAGACCACGTCCTTCGTGTTCCCCAGTGCCGAGAGCGCGGCCAACCGCTTCGCCCTGGCCGAACTTGCACCCATCTACACCCGCATCGGCAATCCCACCCAGGACGCCGTCGAGCAACGGATCGCAAGCCTTGAAGGCGGCCTGGCGGCATTGCTGCTGAGCTCCGGCCAGGCCGCGGAGACGTTCGCAGTGCTGAACATCGCCGAGGCAGGCGACCATATAGTGGCCAGCCCCAGTCTTTACGGCGGAACCTACAACCTGTTCGCCCACACGTTGAAGAAGTTCGGCATCTCGGTGACCTTCGTGGCTGATCCTGACAACCTGGACCAGTGGCGCGACGCCGTGCAGCCCAATACCAAGCTCTTCTTCGGTGAAGTGGTGTCCAACCCGCGCCAGGACGTCCTTGATATTGAGGGCATCTCCGAAGTGGCGCACCAGGCCGGCGTGCCCCTGATCGTGGACAACACCCTTTCAACCCCCTACCTGATCCGCCCATTGGAGTGGGGCGCGGACATCGTCATCCACTCGGCCACCAAATACCTGGGCGGCCATGGCTCGGCCATCGCCGGCGTCATCGTCGATTCCGGCAGGTTCGATTTCGGCAAGGACCCGGAACGGTACCCCGGCTTCAACACCCCGGACCCCACCTATAACGGCCTGGTCTACGCACGCGACCTCGGCGAAGGCGGCGCGCTCGGCGCCAACCTCTCCTACATCCTCAAGGCCCGGGTGCAGTTGCTGCGCGACCTTGGCTCCGCGGTCTCGCCCTTCAACGCGTTCCTGATTTCCCAAGGCCTGGAGACCTTGAGCCTGCGGGTGGAGCGCCACGTTGCGAACGCCACGGAGGTTGCGCGCTGGCTGGAGGCAAGGGACGACGTCGAATCCGTCGCCTACGCGGGGCTGCCGTCCAGCCCCTGGTACGAGCGTGGCCGCAAGTACGGGCCAAAGGGAACGGGCGCCGTGGTCGCCTTCAACCTGGCCGGCGGCGCGGAAGCCGGCAAGCGCTTCGTCGACGCACTCGAGCTGCACTCCCACGTGGCCAACATCGGCGACGTGCGCTCCCTGGTCATCCACCCGGCGTCGACCACGCACAGCCAGCTTTCGCCGGAGCAGCAGGTTGTGGCCGGCGTTCACCCGGGCCTGGTCCGGCTTTCCGTCGGTTTGGAGCACATCGACGACATCCTGGCTGACCTGGAGGCAGGCTTCCGGGCCGCCAAGGGCACCGGCGCCTAGACCCAACCGCGAGGGCGCAGCACGTGCCGGCCGGCAAGCCGGGAAGTCACAACCAGTCATACTCTTGGCCTGGAGCGGGGGGTGTTTCGTACACTCGAACCAGGTCATGAGTGCCAGTGACAGCCCCGGCTTGCTGGCCGGCAACCCTCCATCCGCGGTGGGGTGCCCCGGGTGAGGACCTGGCCTGCCGGTCAGACGACGGCGGGCAAGCGCGTAGAAGAGGTCTTGCCATGACGGTTACCGTCGCCCGAACCGCCATCCCTGAACACGGAATTGTCCGTTACGCCTCCATCGGGGGACTGGAACTCGAAGCCGGAGGCTACCTCCCGGACGTCACCCTGGCCTACGAAACCTGGGGCACGCTCAACGCGGACGCCAGCAACGCCATCCTGATCGAGCACGCACTGACCGGCAGCACCCACGTGACCCGCGGCGACACCGACGAAGAAGGTTGGTGGGAGCAGCTGGCCGGCCCTGGAGCCCCCGTGGACACGGACCGTTTCTTCGTGGTGTCCATCAACATCGTGGGCGGCTGCTACGGGTCCACCGGGCCGTCGTCGCCCGCGCCTGATGGGAAGCCCTGGGGCTCCAGGTTTCCCCTGGTCACGCTGCGCGACAGTACTGTTGCCGAGGCCCGGCTGGCGGACCAGCTGGGCATCAAGAGCTGGTTCGCCGTCCTGGGCGGCTCCATGGGCGGTGCACGGGCCCTGGAATGGGCTGTGACGTACCCGGACAGGGTGCAGCGCTGCGCCGTGATCTCCGTCGGAGCCGCCAGTACTGCCGAACAGATTGCCTTCGCCCAGGCGCAGACCCTGGCCATCAGGCAGGATCCCAACTTCAACGGCGGGGACTACTACGGCGGCCGGAGTCCGGAAGAGGGACTGGCCCTCGCCCGCAGGATCGCCCACATCACCTACCGGTCCGCCACCGAGCTGGAAGGCCGTTTCGGACGGGAACCCCAGGCGCCGGAATCGCCACTGCGGGGGGAAGTCCTGGCCTCCCGCGGCCGCTACCAGGTGGAAAGCTACCTGGACCACCAGGGCAACAAGCTGGTGAAGCGCTTTGACGCCAACAGCTATATTGCCCTGACCGAAGCGCTGATGAGCCACGACGTCTGCCGGGGACGGGGAACCTTGGCCGAAACCCTTGCCGCATCCACGGCACGGTTCTTTGTGGCCGCCGTCGACTCCGACCGGCTCTATTTCCCATCGCAGTCCCACGAGCTTGCCCAGGCCCTGCCCGGGGACGTGGATGTCCACCTCATCCGGGCGCCGATCGGGCACGACGGGTTCCTGACCGAAATTGGACAGCTGGGCAGCCAGCTCCGGAGCAGCTTCCTGGCGTAGCCGCCGCCGGGAGGACGGCCGGCAATGTGCATTCCTGCAGATGCCTTCTGCACTATTTGGCGTTGAGGTTGCACCGCGGGCAGACCATACTCAATCGAATCCGGTGTCCGTGGTGTGCATCACACCCCGGGCCCCATCGACTGGTCCCCGTGGCGTCGACGACGACGCCGAAGGAGTTCGCATGAGTACGGAAAGCTCCGCCGCAAGGCGTACAGAGGAAACCGACGTCAAGGCCTCAGGCCTGAAGAAAGTGGTGACGGCGTCCATGGCCGGCACGGTCGTGGAGTGGTATGAATTCTTCCTCTACGCATCGGCCGCCACCCTGGTGTTCGGGAAGGCCTTCTTTCCCAACGCCGGCACCGAACTGGACGGCATCATCGCCGCCTTCCTCACCTATGCCGTCGGTTTTGTCGCACGCCCCATCGGCGGCATCGTCTTTGGCCACTTCGGCGACAAGTTCGGCCGCAAGCAGCTGCTGCAGCTGAGCATCATCGTGGTGGGCGTCTCCACCTTCCTCATGGGCTGCCTGCCCACCTTTGGGCAGATCGGCTACTGGGCGCCTGCGCTTCTGGTTTTCCTCCGGTTCGCCCAGGGCTTCGCCGTGGGCGGGGAGTGGGGCGGCGCGGTCCTCCTCGTCGCAGAGCACAGCCCCAGCAAGTCCCGCGGCTTCTGGGCCAGCTGGCCGCAGTCGGCGGTGCCGCTGGGCAACCTCCTGGCCACGGCCGTATTGTTCGTCCTGTCCTCCACACTGACCCAGGACGCGTTCCTGGGCTGGGGCTGGCGCGTGGCGTTCTGGCTCTCCGCCGTGATCGTCCTGATCGGCTACTACATCCGCACCAAGGTCAACGACGCCCCCATCTTCCTGGAGGCCCGTAAAGAAGTGGACGCCGGCCACAAGGGCTACGGCGTGGCTGAGGTGTTCCGGCGGTACCCGCGCGGCGTCTTCACTGCCATGGGCCTGCGCTTTGCGGAGAACATCCTGTATTACCTGGTGGTCACGTTCTCCATCACGTACCTAAAGACCGTTGTCCAGGCCGACACCACGCGGATCCTCCTGCTGCTGCTTGTTGCCCATGCCGTCCACTTCTCGGTGGTCCCCATGGTGGGCAAGTTGTCGGACCGCTTCGGCCGCAAGCCCGTCTACATGGCCGGCGCCGTCATGGGTGCCACCTGGGGCTTCTTCGCCTTCCCCATGATGGACACGAAGAACGACTTCGTCATCCTGGCGGCGATCATGATCGGCCTGGTGTTCCACGCCTTCATGTATGCCGGGCAGCCAGCCATCATGGCGGAAATGTTCCCCACCCGGATGCGCTACTCCGGCGTCTCCCTGGGGTACCAGGTGACGTCCATCGTGGCGGGTTCCCTGGCCCCGATCATCGCTGCCTCGCTCCTGGGCACCTACAAGTCCTCCGTCCCGGTAGCGGTGTACCTGCTCATCGCCTGTGCCATCACCGCCGTCGCGGTCTTCTTCCTGAAGGAAACCCGGGGCATCTCGCTGCACGATGTTGACGCTGCCGACGCCAAGGGCACGGCAGACCTGCTCGCTGCCAGCAAGAAGTAGGCCCATGAAAGCCGCCGTCCTCTACTCCACCGTTCCCGCCCCGGCCGCCGCAGGGTTAAAGCAAAGCTATGCCGAGTCGCGGCCGCTGCTGGTGCAGGAACTGGACCAGCCGGAGCCGCGCACCGGTGAACTTGGAGTTTCCATCACCTACTCGAGCCTGTGCCATTCGGATCTGTCAGTGGTGGACGGTTCCCGCGTCCGGCCCCTTCCCATGGCACTGGGACACGAGGCCGTGGGGCGGGTGGTGTCCGTAGGAGACGGCGTCTCCGACGTGTCCGTGGGTGACCATGTGGTTTTGGTGTTCGTTCCCAGCTGCGGCCAGTGCCGGGCCTGCCTGGCAGGCAGGCCCGCGCTCTGCCACCGGGCAGCTGAGGTGAACGGATCCGGAGACCTGCTCCACGGTCCGGCGCTGTTGCGGACGCCGGAGGGCGGCCGCATCAACCATCACCTGGGCGTATCCGCCTTCGCTGACTACGCGGTGGTTGCCCGGGAATCAGTGGTGGTGATTGACGACGACGTCCCGGACACAGTCGCTGCGATGTTTGGTTGCGCCGTGCTCACCGGAATGGGAGCGGTGTTCAACACCGCAGGAGTCGGTCCCGGCCAGTCCGTGGCAGTGTTCGGGCTGGGCGCGGTGGGCCTGTCCGCCGTGATGGCAGCCCGCCTCGCCGGGGCCGCCAGCGTCATCGCCATCGATCCCAACCAGGGGAAGCACCAACTGGCCCGCGACGCGGGGGCCACCGCGGTGGGGACGCCGGAGGACGCGGGACGGCTGATCGGGGAAGCAGCCGGCGACGGCGTCGACGTTGCCGTCGAGGCGGTGGGCTCGGCCGCTGTGATCGCGTCCTGCCTCGAGCAGGTCACCAGGGGTGGCGCGGTGGTCTCGGTGGGCCTGCCCCACCCGTCCGCCGAATTGACCGTACCTGCCCTGCAGTTCGCCGGCGCCGGCAAGCGGCTGCTGGGCTCCTACATGGGTGACGCCGTTCCCGCACGGGACATCCCCAAGTACCTGGCGTACTGGCGGGAAGGCAAGCTGCCCGTTGAGCTGCTGCACACCGACACCCGGCCACTCAGCGAGATCAACGAGGGCCTTGATGCGCTCGCAGCGGGACAGGTAGTGCGGCGGCTCTTCCAGGCCTGAACCGTCGCGCCTGAACCGTCGGGCCTGACTCCTCAGGCCTGACCCGTCGGACCGGATCTTCAGCCGGCGAGCAGCACAGAGCGCTCCTTCACCTCGTCCTTCAGGGCCGCGATCACGGCCTGTACCCGGACCGAGCGGAGCGATTCCGGCCTGGCAACGGCCCAGATGGGCAACTGGCGCTCAAACTCACCGGGCAGCACGGGGACGAAATCTTCGCGGTCTCCCACCATGAAGTTCGGCAGCAGCCCTATGCCGGCGCCCTGGCGCACCGCCTCCACCTGGGCGAACACGCTGGTGGCCTGGAAGCTCGTCCTGGGCGTCGGAAGCTGCGATGACCAGCGGGGCCCAAGCTCCGCCACCTGGAGCGCAGACTCCACGTAGGAGACGAACGCGTGCTGCCCCACGTCGTCGAGCGTTTCCGGGAGGCCCTGCTGCGCGGCATAGCCGCGGCTGGCGTAGAGGCGCAGGTAGTAGTTGCTCAGGAAGATGGTCTGGGCGGTGCTGACGTCGGCCCGGCCCACCACGATCTCCAGGTCCACCCCTGACCGGTTCTGGCTGACTTTCCGGGTGGCGCTCAGCATTTCAATGTTCAGCTGCGGGTTCTGCTGCTGGAGCCGCACCAGCGACGGGGTGACAAACACGGCTCCCACTCCGTCGGTGGTGGCCACCCGCACCAGGCCGGCCAGGGCACTCTGGTCCTGGCTGATCAGGCCTGACAACGAGCCAAGAGTCCTTTCGATCGCCTCCGCCGCCTCCACTGCGGACGCACCGAGCTGGGTCAACTCCCAGCCGTGCGGGCTGCGTTCCAGGGTCCGGCCGCCCAGCTGTTTGTCCAAGGCCAGGATGCGGCGGGAAATGGTGGTGTGGGTGGTGCCCAGGGTCTCGGCCACGGCGTTGAACCGGCCCAGGCGCGCCACCGTCAGCAGGATGAGCAGGTCGTCGGGGCTTGGCAGCCGTCTGGAGTCCACGCGTAGCCTTCCTCTTGTGTGCATCGATGCACAGAGCGTCTGTAATTTTTCCCCTTGATTGCACTCTAGCAAGGTGTGATCGTAGACACAGGCATGCCGGCAGTAACGCCGGAATGGAAGCAAAGGAGCTTACGCATGGCAGTTATCGGATGGATCGGCCTGGGGAACATGGGCGGCCACATGTCAGTGAACCTGGTGAAGGCCGGGCACGACGTGCGCGGGTTCGACCTCAACCCCGCGGCACTGGCAGCCGCCGAGGCAGGTGGCGTCAAGCGCGCAGCCAGCATCGCCGAAGCCGTGCACGGCGCGGACGCCGTGTTTACCATGCTGCCCAAGGGCGAACACGCCCGGGCCGTATACCTCGGGGAGGACGGCGTGCTCAAGCACGCGGATACCCGCACGCTGCTCATCGACTCCTCCACCATCGATATCGCCTCCGCGCAGGAACTGCACGACGCCGCTGCTGCCGCCGGCTTCCGCTTCGTGGACGCCCCGGTGTCCGGCGGAATGAGCGGCGCGGAAGCAGGGACCTTGACCTTCATGGTGGGCGGCGAAGAGGGCGCCGTCAAAGACGCCTCGGACTACATCGGGCCCATGTCCGGAAACATCATCCCCACCGGCGGCCCCACCACGGGCCAGGCGGCCAAGATCTGCAACAACCTGATGCTCTTCATCAACCTTGCCTCCACCGCGGAGGGCGCTGTCCTGGCTGACCGGCTGGGCCTGGACAAGCAGGTCTTCTGGAACATCGCCTCGGTCTCCTCGGGAGACTCTTGGGCGCTCCGGACCTGGTACCCGGTCCCCGGCGTGGTGCCCACGGCGGCGTCCAACAACGACTTCGCACCCACCTTCACTACCGAGCTTGCCAACAAGGACATCGGCCTGGCCATCAGCGCCGCCGAGGACACCGGCACGCCCCTGGAAATCGGCAAGCACGTCCAGCAACTGTTCCAGCGGCTCATTGACGCCGGGGACGCAGGCAAGGACTGTTCCATGATCATCAAACTCGTGGACGGCTCGCTCCAGCCAGCCGACCAGGCACCGTCCAACTAAACACGCCGCCCAACTGGCCACACCGCCAGCACGGCAGGAAAAGAGACTCCCTTGGAAACCATCCCGCACTACATCAACGGCACCCGCGTCACCGATGCCGACCGTTTCGGCCCGGTCTTCAACCCCGCCACCGGCCGGCAGGAAAAGCAGGTGGCGCTCGCCTCCGCAGCCCGGACAGAGGAGGCCATCGCGGCAGCCCGCGCCGCGCTGCCGGAATGGCGCGCCACCAGTCTGGCCAGGCGCACCACCATCTTCTTCAAGGTCCGCGAAATCCTGACCCAGCGCAAATCGGAACTCGCTGCGATCCTCACCAGCGAGCACGGCAAGGTCCTCTCCGACGCCGAAGGTGAAATTGCCCGCGGCTTGGAAAACATCGACTTCGCCACGGGCTTGTCCCACATGCTCAAAGGCGAACGCTCGGAGCAGGTCTCCAGCGGCATCGACGTCCACTCCGTCCGCCAGCCCGTTGGCGTGGTGGCGTGCATTACTCCGTTCAACTTCCCGGCCATGGTGCCGCTGTGGATGATCGGCAGCGCGCTGGCGTGCGGCAACACGGTGTTGCTGAAGCCCAGCGAGAAGGATCCGTCCGCCGCCGTCTTCATCGCCGAAGCCTTCGCCGAGGCGGGACTGCCGGCCGGCGTCCTGAACGTGGTCCAGGGGGACAAGGAAGCCGTCGACGTCCTGCTGGAGCACCCTGAGGTGAAGGCAGTCAGCTTCGTCGGCTCCACCCCCGTGGCCCAGTCCATCTACAAACGGGCTGCCGAGCACGGCAAGCGGGTGCAGGCCCTGGGCGGCGCGAAGAACCACATGGTGGTGCTTCCCGACGCCGACCTGGACATGGCCGCCGACGCTGCGGTTTCCGCCGCCTATGGTTCCGCCGGCGAACGCTGCATGGCCGTCAGCGTCCTGGTGGCCGTCGGACACATTGCCGATGACCTGGTCAAGGCGATCTCCAGCCGCATGGCAGACCTGAAGATCGGTGCCGGCACCGATCCCGCTTCCCAGATGGGTCCCCTGATCACCGCGGAACACCGGGACCGGGTGGCGTCCTACGTCACGGGAGCCGAAGGCGAAGGTGCCACCGTGGTGGTGGACGGCAGCTCCCAGCAGTTCGACTCCGACGGGTTCTTCATCGGCGTCAGCCTGGTGGACCACGTCAAGCCGGGCATGAAGGTCTACGACGACGAGATCTTCGGCCCGGTCCTGTCGGTGGTCCGCGTGGACACCTACAGCGACGCGGTACAGCTGGTCAATGACAACCAGTTCGGCAACGGCACGGCCATCTTCACCCGCGACGGCGGGGCGGCACGGCAGTTCGAGTTCGACGTCGAGGCAGGCATGGTGGGCGTCAACGTCCCCATCCCGGTCCCGGTGGGTACGTTCTCGTTCGGCGGCTGGAAGAACTCACTGTTCGGCGACACCCACATGTACGGGCCCGACAGCATCCGGTTCTACACCCGCGGCAAGGTAGTCACCACCCGCTGGCCGGACCCGTCCACCTCTGTGATCGACCTTGGCTTCCCGCAGGTGGACTAGCCAGGTGCACTGAGCGCGACGACCAAGCAACAACAGGCCGGGGACCGTCATTCGGTCCCCGGCCTGTTGTGTGCAGGTGTTGCTAGCCGTTCATGATGTCGCCACGGCGCTTCATGTACTCCTCCATGGACAGCTCACCGTTGCTGTACTGCTGGTCCAGTTCAGCGAGCTTCCGCGCCCGGTACCCCTGGGGAGCTGCCGGCGGCGGCGGTGCAGCCGGTCCGGAGGAGGGCTCGTGTCCATAAGGCTGCTGCCCGTAAGGCGGTTGCTGGGGCTGCTGCTGGAACGGGGGTTCCTGCCCGAATTCCTGCGACGGAGCGTCGTAACGGGGGTCCGCCATGGGCGGCTGCCCGTACTGGTAGGGCGGCAGCTGCTGGCCGCCAATGGGGCCCTGCGGCTGGCCGGGCTGGCGGAAGCCGCCGGAGAAGTAATCCTGCTGGGTGTAGCCGTCACGCGGCTGGTTGCTCTGCGGCCCGGCGGAGCCAGGGAACTGGCCGTAGCCAGGTAACTGGTTCGGACCGGGGAACTGGCCCGGCAGGCCCTGGTCCCGGTCCCGCC comes from Pseudarthrobacter sp. NIBRBAC000502770 and encodes:
- the mmsB gene encoding 3-hydroxyisobutyrate dehydrogenase: MAVIGWIGLGNMGGHMSVNLVKAGHDVRGFDLNPAALAAAEAGGVKRAASIAEAVHGADAVFTMLPKGEHARAVYLGEDGVLKHADTRTLLIDSSTIDIASAQELHDAAAAAGFRFVDAPVSGGMSGAEAGTLTFMVGGEEGAVKDASDYIGPMSGNIIPTGGPTTGQAAKICNNLMLFINLASTAEGAVLADRLGLDKQVFWNIASVSSGDSWALRTWYPVPGVVPTAASNNDFAPTFTTELANKDIGLAISAAEDTGTPLEIGKHVQQLFQRLIDAGDAGKDCSMIIKLVDGSLQPADQAPSN
- a CDS encoding CoA-acylating methylmalonate-semialdehyde dehydrogenase, with amino-acid sequence METIPHYINGTRVTDADRFGPVFNPATGRQEKQVALASAARTEEAIAAARAALPEWRATSLARRTTIFFKVREILTQRKSELAAILTSEHGKVLSDAEGEIARGLENIDFATGLSHMLKGERSEQVSSGIDVHSVRQPVGVVACITPFNFPAMVPLWMIGSALACGNTVLLKPSEKDPSAAVFIAEAFAEAGLPAGVLNVVQGDKEAVDVLLEHPEVKAVSFVGSTPVAQSIYKRAAEHGKRVQALGGAKNHMVVLPDADLDMAADAAVSAAYGSAGERCMAVSVLVAVGHIADDLVKAISSRMADLKIGAGTDPASQMGPLITAEHRDRVASYVTGAEGEGATVVVDGSSQQFDSDGFFIGVSLVDHVKPGMKVYDDEIFGPVLSVVRVDTYSDAVQLVNDNQFGNGTAIFTRDGGAARQFEFDVEAGMVGVNVPIPVPVGTFSFGGWKNSLFGDTHMYGPDSIRFYTRGKVVTTRWPDPSTSVIDLGFPQVD